The Primulina eburnea isolate SZY01 chromosome 6, ASM2296580v1, whole genome shotgun sequence genome contains a region encoding:
- the LOC140835367 gene encoding uncharacterized protein: protein MTKEGANPDSSVISEVDDSGIFQSSGISLDTPYISCLKAHEMLSKGCHGFLAAVIDLNTEMKIELNEIEVVWDFPDVFADDVPRLPPDREVEFVIDLVPEQVSFLGHIVSREGIAVDPMKIEAIKKWPIPTTVSEVRSFLGLAAVKFEWTNDCQHGFQVLKDKLTSAPILALPCGTEDFIVYTDASKMGLGAVLMQREKVIAYASRQLKDYEKNYPTHDLELAAVVFALKIWRHYLYGEKCEVFTDHKSLKYLFSQKELNMRQRSYQATIGMAPYESLYGRKCRSPLNWDEVGERKMLGPELFQQTADVIALIQDRMKTAQTRQKSYADNRRMPLKFEVGDHVFVKIAPLKGIMRFGRKGKLSPRFIGPFEILDRIGERAYCLALPPGLDRVHNVFHVSMLRKYISNPSHVLRHEALDLMSNLTYQEVPIQILDRKVKVLRNKEIGIIKILWRNQLVEESTWEPEEEMKQRYPELFAQ, encoded by the exons ATGACCAAAGAAGGCGCAAATCCTGATTCTTCTGTTATATCAGAAGTTGATGATAGCGGGATTTTCCAGAGTTCAGGTATTTCGCTTGACACTCCTTATATTTCTTGTCTCAAAGCTCATGAAATGTTATCAAAGGGGTGTCATGGGTTTTTAGCTGCTGTGATAGATTTGAATACTGAGATGAAGATTGAGCTGAATGAGATTGAGGTAGTTTGGGATTTTCCTGACGTATTTGCGGATGATGTGCCTAGATTGCCACCTGACCGTGAAGTTGAGTTCGTGATTGACTTGGTTCCAG AGCAAGTATCATTTCTGGGCCATATCGTTTCGAGAGAAGGCATTGCTGTGGATCCCATGAAGATTGAAGCTATtaagaagtggcctattcctacgacagTCTCCGAGGTgcgtagttttcttggtttggcag cggtgaagtttgagtggacaAACGATTGCCAGCACGGATTTCAAGTGTTGAAAGACAAGTTGACATCAGCCCCTATCCTAGCACTTCCGTGTGGTACTGAAGATTTTATTGTTTACACTGATGCGTCAAAGATGGGACTTGGAGCTGTACTGATGCAGCGTGAGAAAGTaatcgcttatgcttctcgccagttaaAGGATTACGAAAAGAATTATCCCACCCACGATCTTGAGTTGGCTGCAGTggtctttgcattgaaaatatggaggcattatctgtatggcgagaagtgtGAAGTTTTCACAGAccataagagcttgaaatatctattcTCTCAGAAGGAACTCAATATGCGGCAAaggag ttatcaggcgacgattggcatggcaccataCGAGTCATTGTATGGCAGAAAATGTAGGTCACCGTTgaattgggatgaagtcggtgaaagaAAGATGTTAGGACCAGAATTGTttcaacagacagctgatgtgatTGCTTTAATCCAGGATAGAATGAAGACGGCCCAAACCAGACAAAAAAGTTATGCCGATAACCGAAGAATGCCGTTGAAATTTGAAGTTGGAGAtcatgtatttgtaaaaattGCCCCTCTCAAAGGCATTATGAGATTTGGCAGGAAAGGAAAGCTGAGCCCAAGATTTATCGgcccatttgaaatcttggacaGGATAGGAGAAAGAGCATATTGTCTAGCCTTACCGCCGGGTTTGGATAGAGTCCACAATGTATTTCACGTctcaatgctcaggaagtacATCTCGAACCCTTCCCATGTTCTCAGACATGAAGCGTTGGATCTGATGTCGAACTTGACTTATCAAGAAGTACCAATCCAGATTTTAGATCGCAAGGTTAAAGTACTAAGGAATAAGGAGATCGGCATTATCAAGATTCTTTGGCGTAATCAGTTGgttgaagaatcaacgtgggaaccagaggaggaAATGAAGCAGCGATATCCTGAGTTATTCGCACAGTAA
- the LOC140835366 gene encoding uncharacterized protein gives MQGEGEREREQVRPELSSEGALERFRKMKPPEFDGSTDPMVALEWVKAVESIYDYLQFEDIDRVSCAIFLLTKTARTWWDATKISVNVSTLKWQEFKDLFYDKYFPRDVRSQKVKEFLELKQGNMSMQEYILKFEEGCQFAPYLASNDIEKGEHFLRGVRAEIKRDVRMSKVASYKEIVEKARMAEQDEKEIERERQLKSQDFFTKGQGSDGNVRAISEAKKKRSIDPKLLCHRLHIIDLYVQNVAKCI, from the coding sequence ATGCAGGGCgagggagagagagagagagagcaaGTGAGGCCCGAGCTTAGTAGTGAAGGCGCATTAGAAAGATTTCGTAAGATGAAACCACCAGAATTTGATGGTAGCACTGATCCCATGGTCGCCTTGGAATGGGTCAAAGCTGTAGAGTCCATTTATGATTATCTGCAGTTTGAAGATATAGATCGAGTCAGCTGTGCCATTTTTCTACTGACCAAGACGGCGAGGACTTGGTGGGACGCCACCAAGATATCAGTTAATGTCTCGACACTCAAGTGGCAGGAGTTTAAAGATTTATTCTACGACAAATATTTTCCTCGAGATGTTCGAAGTCAGAAAGTGAAGGAATTTCTAGAACTGAAGCAAGGAAATATGTCAATGCAAGAGTATATTCTCAAATTCGAAGAGGGGTGTCAGTTTGCCCCATATCTGGCCAGCAATGACATCGAAAAGGGCGAGCATTTTCTAAGAGGTGTCCGggctgaaattaaaagagacgTTCGAATGTCTAAAGTCGCTTCATATAAAGAGATTGTTGAAAAAGCAAGgatggccgagcaggacgagaaggaaaTTGAAAGAGAAAGACAATTGAAAAGCCAAGATTTTTTTACTAAAGGCCAAGGATCCGATGGAAATGTAAGGGCAATTTCAGAGGCAAAGAAAAAGAGGAGCATCGACCCAAAGCTCCTATGCCACCGCCTACATATAATCGACCTATATGTCCAAAATGTGGCAAAATGCATATAG